Within the Mucilaginibacter sp. CSA2-8R genome, the region CATTAAACCACGCCAGGCAACTTTAAAGTAATTTTTAAGCATTGTAAATTGTATAAGCAGGTAATTGCAATATGCTGAATTGGATGAAATAGTTAAAACTTTTACCTAACGTCAGCAATAAGCCACTTTAATAGTACACTTACAAAGCCATTGTGGTAATTGCTTAATAACCAGTAATTTAAAAAACACAACAGGCTTATTAAATGTACGCTTTTGGTACACTATCCGTTCAGCATCGAACAATTAGATTTTATTGCATTACAATTTCTTATATAAAGCGGTGTAAACAAATTGTATTTAGCGATTCACTATGTGTTAACGGTTGACTCTGTGTTAATGGTTGAAAACACGACCCTATCATAGGTAACACTGTAATTCCGAACTGTACTTGCAACTATCTGCTAAAACATAAAAAACAACGATAGTACATCTGTCTCCCGTATTAAAACCTTAAAAAAATACGTATTAAGGCCGCTATAAACACGCATTTGTACGCATAAGCCGATACTATATCTCAGGTACTTTTGTTTAAATTAGTTAGGAGCTAGCACGATACCATTAATTACCATTGATATGCGCGGAATAAATAAAGTTGTATTAGTAGGCCACGTAGGTAAAAAGCCGGAGCTACGAAAATTAGAGAATGACATATCGGTAGCAAGTTTCCCGCTGGCCACCTCCGAGATGGGTAACCAAAACGGCATAAAAGGTGAGCAAACTGAGTGGCACAACGTGGTTATGTGGCGCGGCCTGGCCGATTGTGCTGCTAAGTACCTGGACAAAGGCCGTCTTATTTACCTGGAAGGAAAAATACGGACGCGGGTGTTTGAAGATAAAGCCGGAACAAAAAAACAAACCACAGAAATACTTGCAGAAAGTTTCACCATTTTAGGCCGTAAAAATGATTTTGATGTAGCTGAAGAGTTAACAACAATTAGTGTAAGCACACAACCTGAATCTTAACATAGTAATTACCGGCTCGCGGTTAGTGAAACGCAATCAAACAAATTGTAAAATGCGTGGAGCTAACCGTAAACCGGATAGTTTTCAATTAAGCGCTTTTTTGATTTGTAATCTCGTTTTGGCGCTGCTCCATGTGTTGAATAAACATGTTATGGAAGTTCGATTTTTCTTCTTGCAGACGATTCTCGTAACTGACAATGTCTTCCAGTACGTCGATGTATTTCTCTAAGGTTCTTAGATACGATTCCTGACCATCTGCCGAGATATTTTCTAATTCAGTCGAAACGGCATCGTAGAAGCCTTGTTCCAGCTTTTTAACAATAGGCTCGCCCCACTGGTCTGAAAGGCTACTGTTTATACGGGCCAGCTTAATGCTGCAAACCAGTGTTTGAATGTCAACGGGAGATAGTGTCATAGCTTTTATGGCTTACACTGGTTATACGTTAACACCAATAAAAAAGATACACCCGGGAGCCTTTTAAATAACTAAGCTCTTCCAACTATCAGAAGAGCTTAGTTATAAATTTTATAATGTTACAGGGGTTACTTATAATCTTCTTCAGGAAAATAAGCAGCCGAATCAACGTCTTGCAACAAACTTTGATGCATAGGCTGCCAACCAGTTAGGTTACGTGTCCATTCGCTTGATGATGGTGTATCTAAAGATGCAAAGTGCAAAAACCACCCAAAGTAGTCAGCAGCTTCTTGCCCGCTCTTGCCCTCTACCGGAATACCAAGACGCTTTCCAATAATGGCAGTAATTTCCCGGAAAGGTATTCCTTCTTCGGCTACGGCGTGGTAAGTTGCCGGTGGTGCATTTTTTTCTAAAATTAACCGGTATAACCGGGCGGCATCCAGCCGGTGTACGGCTGGCCAGCGATTACTGCCTTCCTCAACATAAGCCGCCATCCCTTTCTCGCGTGCCAAATTTATAAGCAACGGTACAAAGCCATGGTCGTTAGCATCATGTACTGAGGGCGGCAAGCGCACTACTGACGCATTTACCCCACGCGCTGCAACGGCTGCGGCAGCTTCTTCGGATGCCTTACGAGGTGTTTTTGTAGTTTGAGCATTGGCTACGTCGGTTTCTAATACCGGGCGTCCTAAACTGAGGAGTCCTGTGCCTGAGGTTACAATAAACGGTTTGGTAGTACCTTTCAGTGCATCGCCCATAGCTTCTATCACACCTCGGTCTGTTTCACAGTTCTCGGCAAACTTCGAAAAATCATGAATAAAAGCGGTATGGATTACCGCGTCGGCAGCTTCGGCTCCTCGCTTCAAACTGTCCAGATCGGTGAGTGCTCCCTGGTGCACCTCCGCCCCTGCGGCTTTTAACTGTGCAGCCGATGCTTCTGATCGGGCGAGTCCTAAAACCTGGTGACCGGCACTTATTAATTCCTGAACAATGGCAGAGCCTACAAATCCGGTGGCTCCAGTTACAAATACACGCATAATTCGATGTTTAGTTTATTTTTAAGATGATGGCAGGCATATGTTTAAGCGTTAACCTATCAGCATCTTTTGTTACACCAAAAATCGTGGGTTAGCGGCAGCAAAAAGAAGACATTTGTCCCTGTTTTTATCGTTGTAATTGCGCCTGCCGGATGCGGGTTAAAGTTTTAAGCGATACTCCCAGATAAGACGCTACCATGCGCAACGGCACACGCTGCAATATACCGGGAAAGGTTTGGGTAAATTCTTCATACTTCTCTTCCGGACTCGAACTAATTGCCTTATATAAACGGTTGCGGCTTGCATGCAAATTATCAAAAATAAACTGCTCTGAAAAAGCTTTTAGTGCAGGTATAACGGCAAGTAATTGATCAAAGTTGTCTTTGGTCCACATTAGTACTTCACTATCTTCTAAAGCCTCAATATAGTAGGCAGAGGGTAGGACATTAGCGTAACTTTCGCCCTCGGTAGTCCAGCTTAATTCGGGCGAAAATTGAAGAATGTGTTCATTACCATCTGCATCCATCCGATAGGTACGCAAAAAACCATGATTGATGAATAATTTAGACCGGCATATCTCGCCGGCTTTTAAAATAAATTCTTTTTTACGAACGTGCTTAGTAGTGGCCGCTGCATTAATAAGGGCAAAATCGCGATCGGAAAGTGCTATGCCCCTTTGCATCATAAAATATTTCAGCTCGCTATACATATGTATTACAACTTTGAGATAAATATAGAAAAGTTAGATCAAGACAACATCAACTTTATATACATCAAATAACGATCGCTTTAACATTTATAAATAAAAGTTAAATAAATTTACCAAAGAGAAAATACACCAACTTAAATGTGTACCTTGCACACTTAGTAAATTAAATTATAATGCAAAAAGAAGGAACGGTAAAATTTTTCGATACCGAAAAAGGTTTTGGATTTATTTCACAGCGTGACGACAGACATGACGTTTTTGTACACTCCACTGGCCTGATTGACCCAATACACGAAAATGACCAGGTTAAGTTTGATGTGGAACAAGGCAAAAAAGGCCTTAACGCCATAAATGTTAAAATAGCTTAATCTATTATATCCATTATTATGAAGCATTCCAGAATCAACGGGATTGCTTTTATTCATCTATAAAAAATTAAATTCGAAATCATGAGCAAAGATAAAGGCAGCAAAAACATAAAAAAGGCACCAAGTACAGACCTTTCAAAATCCAAGTCAGATTATCAGAGCGGAAAAGGTTCAGTTTCTCAAGACGTTGTGGCTCCTAAAAACAAAAAGAAATAATGAGTATCACCGAACGTATTGAAAGACAAGCAAGTCTGTATTTTTTTGATCTTCATAACTTCTCTCGTGAGAACGGCTGCCAGACAGACAATAACTGGCAATTGAAGCAGGCAACACTGGACGAAAAGAAAGAACTTGAAGGATACTATCAGCTAACCATAGCTTCAAAGTATTTACCCGAAGAAATGGATCAATTGTTAAAAATGGTAAATCATAAGCTTAGCAATTCGCCGTTAGCTAAAGAAATTGATACTGCCTCAAACAAAAAAGAAGGACAATACTTAGTTGCCTTTCATACGGGTAAGCTTAAACGTTGATGGTAAGGCGCAACGCATTGCTATCGATTAATCAACACTTTCGCCCAAAAACTTCTTACGTGCAGCCTGGTATCGTTTTTTAATAACGATGTTGGGCCTGTATAATAAATAAATATTCATGCCCTGCACGCTGGCATCTGGATTATTCACCGTACCTATCCATTTAACGTTTTCGGCCAAAGCAGAAACGCTTATGATGCTCTCTTTTGAAAGATATATAACTTTTTGATGGTCTAAATTCTTAGGCGACCATAACGCCAGACTGTTGTCGGCAGAAATTATCTCTGGATAATGTGCAGGCAGATAAAATGTCAAAGCTCCGGCAACAGCGTAAGCGTCTGTTAAAATCACTGATTGGTTAAGTTCGTTGTTGGTTAACTGCTTGCAGGCGCTTGCCGTTTTATCAGCCAGTTCCTGCCAGCCCAGCATATCGGCATAAAACTGCGGCAGGCTGTGCAATTTCCCATCGTCCCACTGAAAAGGTTGGGTAAGCGTAGTATAACGGCGCATCAACTGTATATATGCTTTAGTTTTACCAAACGGTAAAACAGGCAAAACCACTGGTAAAGCGATAAGTGAGGTGGCGGTTATTAAACCAATTAACAATGCCTGAGGGATATGTTTAAAACGCTGCATCATGTTTTCCCAACAAACCCCGCCCACAGCAAACAACGCCGGAAAAGCACCTAAGCTATAATATATTTTTCCGTGCAGCAGTATCAATACAGCTACGATAAGTAAGAATGCAAAAGCTAAAAACCTATATTTACTTATGTCTTGCCTGTCAAATATTAAGTAACTTAAACCAGCCAGCCAAACCGCCATTCCGGCGCCATGAAAAAACGTAAGCTGAAACAACAGTTCGGCTGCGCCCGGGTACATACTGTGTTTACCTACTAAACCTAAATAATTTAGTATAGGAAAGTGATGCATGAACTGCCAGATCAGGTTAGGCGTGCTCACTAAGAGTGCTATTGCAAATGCTTTAAGTAAGTTTATTGGTTTAATTAGCCTTCGTTGCGAAGTCAGCAGCAAGCCAACCAATAAGGCTATCACATATAACAGTATGGTGTACTTATTAAGTATGCCAAGCCCCACAGTAAAAGCTGCACCGTACAAGTACAATTGCTTTTCACTTTTTATAAATTTAACAATCAGATAGCTAAGCAATGTCCATAAAAAAACATCAAAAGCTACGGGTTGTAAAAAATAAGAGGTAGCCAACAATGCCGGCGAACAAATCGTCCCCAGGCATGCTACTGAAATAGCAAATCGCTTGCCGCCTAAATCCCGGGCGATTATACCGACTAGGCCGACAGTAAACGCTGAAAATAAAGTCGGAATTACGCGCCAGGCAAAAACCGATTCACCAAAACACCAGGAAGATATTTTTGCCACAAATGCAATCAACGGAGAGTTGTCCAGATAGCCCCATTGCAGATGACGACTTAAAGCAATGTAGTAAAGCTCATCGCCGTGAATACCATAGTTGTGATTGGCAACGAAATGAACAACCAGCTTGGCTAAGGCAAAAGCAAATATTAATCGTAGTGTTGATTGATGAGTACCGGTTTGCGTCAAATGGTTATCCTGCTAAGTTCACTGTTATCCTGCTTTGAATTTCAGGATGCGTTATTAAAACTTGCTTCCAACCGAAATGTTTTCTTACCAGCGTAAGGTACCCAGTTAATTAGTGATGCGGAAAGTTAAGATATATAATAGCGCAGATAACCGCATTGCAGATAAAACCTCTACTACTTTATTTGGACGATGCCATTGCCAACTGCTGGGAAGCGTTTATAAACAACCCCGTCGTGACCGGGAATGATGTATTTAGATTGCTTAACCA harbors:
- a CDS encoding cold shock domain-containing protein, whose translation is MQKEGTVKFFDTEKGFGFISQRDDRHDVFVHSTGLIDPIHENDQVKFDVEQGKKGLNAINVKIA
- the ssb gene encoding single-stranded DNA-binding protein, whose translation is MRGINKVVLVGHVGKKPELRKLENDISVASFPLATSEMGNQNGIKGEQTEWHNVVMWRGLADCAAKYLDKGRLIYLEGKIRTRVFEDKAGTKKQTTEILAESFTILGRKNDFDVAEELTTISVSTQPES
- a CDS encoding SDR family oxidoreductase → MRVFVTGATGFVGSAIVQELISAGHQVLGLARSEASAAQLKAAGAEVHQGALTDLDSLKRGAEAADAVIHTAFIHDFSKFAENCETDRGVIEAMGDALKGTTKPFIVTSGTGLLSLGRPVLETDVANAQTTKTPRKASEEAAAAVAARGVNASVVRLPPSVHDANDHGFVPLLINLAREKGMAAYVEEGSNRWPAVHRLDAARLYRLILEKNAPPATYHAVAEEGIPFREITAIIGKRLGIPVEGKSGQEAADYFGWFLHFASLDTPSSSEWTRNLTGWQPMHQSLLQDVDSAAYFPEEDYK
- a CDS encoding glycosyltransferase family 39 protein; protein product: MTQTGTHQSTLRLIFAFALAKLVVHFVANHNYGIHGDELYYIALSRHLQWGYLDNSPLIAFVAKISSWCFGESVFAWRVIPTLFSAFTVGLVGIIARDLGGKRFAISVACLGTICSPALLATSYFLQPVAFDVFLWTLLSYLIVKFIKSEKQLYLYGAAFTVGLGILNKYTILLYVIALLVGLLLTSQRRLIKPINLLKAFAIALLVSTPNLIWQFMHHFPILNYLGLVGKHSMYPGAAELLFQLTFFHGAGMAVWLAGLSYLIFDRQDISKYRFLAFAFLLIVAVLILLHGKIYYSLGAFPALFAVGGVCWENMMQRFKHIPQALLIGLITATSLIALPVVLPVLPFGKTKAYIQLMRRYTTLTQPFQWDDGKLHSLPQFYADMLGWQELADKTASACKQLTNNELNQSVILTDAYAVAGALTFYLPAHYPEIISADNSLALWSPKNLDHQKVIYLSKESIISVSALAENVKWIGTVNNPDASVQGMNIYLLYRPNIVIKKRYQAARKKFLGESVD
- a CDS encoding Crp/Fnr family transcriptional regulator, with translation MMQRGIALSDRDFALINAAATTKHVRKKEFILKAGEICRSKLFINHGFLRTYRMDADGNEHILQFSPELSWTTEGESYANVLPSAYYIEALEDSEVLMWTKDNFDQLLAVIPALKAFSEQFIFDNLHASRNRLYKAISSSPEEKYEEFTQTFPGILQRVPLRMVASYLGVSLKTLTRIRQAQLQR